One Pantoea eucalypti genomic region harbors:
- a CDS encoding HI1450 family dsDNA-mimic protein, translating into MDLNNRLTEDETLEQAYDIFLELAVDNLDPADVIIFNLQFEERGGAELFDPSEDWKDHVDFDLNPDFFAEVVIGLGEADGEPITDVFARVLLCREKDHKLCHILWRE; encoded by the coding sequence ATGGATTTAAATAATCGCCTTACCGAAGATGAAACGCTGGAACAAGCCTACGATATCTTTCTTGAACTGGCTGTCGACAATCTTGATCCGGCAGACGTCATTATCTTCAATCTGCAGTTCGAAGAGCGCGGTGGCGCAGAGCTGTTTGATCCGTCTGAAGACTGGAAAGATCATGTCGATTTCGATCTGAACCCTGACTTTTTCGCCGAGGTGGTGATTGGGTTGGGTGAAGCGGACGGTGAACCGATTACCGACGTCTTTGCTCGCGTGTTGTTGTGTCGCGAAAAAGATCACAAGCTCTGTCATATCCTGTGGCGTGAATAA